The genomic DNA AACTTTCTAATACTTTGTATATAGCCTTTGTTTCTATATGAGATGTATCTCCTGCCTTAAACCGATGTATCACACCTCCAAACTCCACCCAACTCTTTCCTTTGGCTTTACGGATTCCTTCCTTAGTCATCAACTCTCTGACCTTCTGAGCGCTTTCCCATTTCTTAGTGGAGCTGTAGATGTTCGAAAGCAACACATAGTCTCCACTCTTTGCCTTTGAAAGGTTCTGTATAGCGATTTCTCCTAGCTCATGATTCTTGTAAGTTCTGGAGGAACTAAGAAGAGACCTCCATATCACCACATCTGGCTCTATCGGCATTGACGCTATCAACTCATACGCTTCTTTGACCCGTCCTGCTCTGCCTAACAGATCAACCATAGCACCGTAGTGCTCTAACTTTGGCTGTATGGAAAACCGCTGACTCATTAGACCAAAGTACTCTTTCCCTTCTTCAAGCAAACCGCAATGGCTACACGCTGTTAGAATCCCAAGAAATGTTATTGAGTCTGGTGAAACATGTTCAGCTTCCATCTCTGAAAACACTCTGATTGCTTCTGTGGCTAGTCCATGAGTAGCAAAACCAGTGATCATCGCGTTCCAAATCGACACATCGCTCCGTTTAACACTATAGAAAACCTCCCTCGAAGTTTCTATATCTCCACACTTTGCATACACGTCAACAAGTGCAGAAGACAATATTGTATTAAGTTCGATCCCGGCATCAATCATCAGAGAATGCACCCACTTTGCATGGTGTAGATCTCCAAGACGGGCACAAGCAGCTAAAGCAGAAGCGAAACTGAACTTATTCGGTttaatatccgaaaacctaagCATAACCTTAAGAGTTTTCAAAGCTTCTTCGTACTGAACATTTCTAACATAACCACCAATCATCAAGTTCCAAGTAATCACATTCTGATCAGTAGCGTTACGAAGAACCTTCTTAGCCAAACCGTGCTCTCCGATTTTCATAAGACTCTCAATGATTAGGTTCGTGTTACAAATACCAGGAGACAAAGAGAGGAACCAAAGAAGAAGCCGGCGAGCAAAATATGAACGGTTGCAGCGTCTGTAAGCTGCAACCATGGAGACAAGAAGAGATGGATATGTTCCATACCCAAGTTTAAAGATCTGAGCATGTGCTTGAAGAACGCATTTGGAATTTGAAGGAGCTTTGCATGATTCAAGAACTTGTTTCAATATCCGATGATCTACAAGCAAAAGCATGAAACTTTATAGCGTGAATTGCAGCGACAAATCGAATCATCAAATCTTAGTCACCAAATAGTcccaaattacaaaaagagagaaactttttACACGAACTAACCCAAAAAGCTATGTAAACACCATCAAACTGGAGATTGATGATAATTAGAAAACCCCCAGATATGGAATCTACAGAAATGTGGGATTCGGatacaaagaagaaacttttaCCAGTGAGGGTTGAAGCGGAAGATGAGGAGAGAGAGGTGACGCAGAATCTTCTGATTCCGGAGACGTTAATGGAGATTCTTTTCATCTCTCTTAAACGGTTAAACCCTTTCGCTCTCACATGGGAGGAGGACAGCTAAAATCTCAAATTAGAGCGATTTAGAATTTggaagtttcttcttctatgttttcACTAAAAAGGTTGAGTTTttattacgttttttttttgttctttctttctgaagTAAAAGTACACTGTACTTGGTTAAATCAATACTTACTTTGTGAAATCACGATTTAAATAAACGaatcatttataaaattgaatGTAAAACCTTTTATTGAATCCACATGTAAATGATGTTTATGTCTAAAACTAAGAATTGGTATGATGACTGATAAAATATTACGCCACCCTGAACCTGTATCCTCAGTTAATAAGAAATGAGGAACAAAGACATGCTAGAGGTCAAAAGTTTCATGAGATCTTGTGCAGACCAATGTTGAGATCAGAAGATATTGAGATGAGAAGTGGCTGAGAGTAATGCCATTCCGCTTTAAACACTCGTTTCTGATGCGCTTTTATTGATTGTGTCGGCTTACGAGCATTGTACCTATACCACAAGTGAATCAAATCACAATCCAATGTAAAAGCATGATCTTTATTTAACCCAAATGAACAGAGATGTTACCTGATGTCAAAAACATGGATGACCGGGTCGACTGAGCCAGAGGTTATGTATAAACCCTCAGGAGACCAAGACTGGTTTATTAAAGCTGATTGTGACTCACTGCTGTCTTGCTTCCACCCAAACGAATGGAGTTCGGTTTTCCTTAACCTGATATCAAACAGTCGAAGCTGTTTCTCTGGTTCCCTGACATTACAATGTCGACAATCTTTTGTTAATGAAAACTCtagcaaaaatgaaaatcatattTGACAAGTTAGTTCTTCTTACCCTGACTGAACCATGAAAAGATTGAAGTCACAAGGATTGGAGAGAACACTCATGCACTTATAGTCTATTTGATGCTTGTAGTCTGCTCTACCAACTTGAACATCAAACCCACATATTCTCTTGTCTGCACCAACTGATAAAACAACATTCTTGTTCCTCATCCCGTCCACTCCCATTACAGCAGCTGAATGTAGATTCCTGTGTAAAGTTTTCGACTtccatttgttttcttcatcatcactctcgTTCCATAGTACAACAGCATGATCACTTCCCCCGGTGACAAAGCATGTATTTTCCCAAGGCATGAACTTTATGTTGTTGATGATCCCTTTTACGTGAGGCTTATTCTCCAGGAAAGTAACCTTCaccaacacaaaaagaaaagtacatcCT from Camelina sativa cultivar DH55 chromosome 2, Cs, whole genome shotgun sequence includes the following:
- the LOC104725868 gene encoding pentatricopeptide repeat-containing protein At5g50990-like, whose translation is MKRISINVSGIRRFCVTSLSSSSASTLTDHRILKQVLESCKAPSNSKCVLQAHAQIFKLGYGTYPSLLVSMVAAYRRCNRSYFARRLLLWFLSLSPGICNTNLIIESLMKIGEHGLAKKVLRNATDQNVITWNLMIGGYVRNVQYEEALKTLKVMLRFSDIKPNKFSFASALAACARLGDLHHAKWVHSLMIDAGIELNTILSSALVDVYAKCGDIETSREVFYSVKRSDVSIWNAMITGFATHGLATEAIRVFSEMEAEHVSPDSITFLGILTACSHCGLLEEGKEYFGLMSQRFSIQPKLEHYGAMVDLLGRAGRVKEAYELIASMPIEPDVVIWRSLLSSSRTYKNHELGEIAIQNLSKAKSGDYVLLSNIYSSTKKWESAQKVRELMTKEGIRKAKGKSWVEFGGVIHRFKAGDTSHIETKAIYKVLESLIQRTKSEGFVSDTDLVLMDVSEEEKEENLNYHSEKLALAYVILKSSPGSEIRIQKNIRMCSDCHNWIKQVSKLLNRVIIMRDRIRFHRFEDGLCSCRDYW